The Triticum aestivum cultivar Chinese Spring chromosome 3A, IWGSC CS RefSeq v2.1, whole genome shotgun sequence genome includes a region encoding these proteins:
- the LOC123062847 gene encoding PTI1-like tyrosine-protein kinase 2, translating into MWRRCICCQATEFDENENGRAKAKAPTNNVDGMKKGLKDSATVKAEPQDSAPSINIPVLSLDELIEKTDDFGAKALIGEGSYGRVYYAVLDDGTKMAVKKLDATENEPISEFSTQVSLVSRLKHENFVDILGYCMERNLRIVAYEFATMGSLHDVLHGRKGVQGAQPGPPLNWMQRMKIAVDAAKGLEYLHEKVQPSIVHRDVRSSNILLFEDFKAKIADFNLSNQAPDMAARLHSTRVLGTFGYHAPEYAMTGQLTQKSDVYSFGVVLLELLTGRKPVDHTAPRGQQSLVTWATPRLTEDKVKGCIDPRLEGEYPPKGLAKLGAVAALCVQYEAEFRPSMSIVVKALSPLTLSRQTPPGPPPALDS; encoded by the exons ATGTGGCGTCGCTGCATTTGCTGTCAAGCCACTGAGTTTGATGAGAATGAAAATGGGCGTGCCAAGGCCAAGGCCCCAACAAATAACGTAGATG GAATGAAAAAGGGTTTGAAAGATTCTGCTACTGTGAAAGCCGAGCCACAAGATTCAGCTCCCTCTATCAATATTCCTGTTCTATCTTTGGATGAATTAATAGAAAAGACTGATGATTTTGGGGCAAAGGCTTTAATAGGCGAAGGGTCTTATGGGAGAGTGTACTATGCTGTCCTTGATGATGGGACAAAAATGGCAGTGAAGAAACTTGATGCTACTGAAAATGAGCCCATATCAGAATTCTCGACTCAG GTTTCCTTGGTTTCAAGATTGAAACATGAAAACTTCGTAGATATATTGGGATACTGTATGGAGCGTAACCTTCGCATAGTAGCCTATGAATTTGCCACCATGGGGTCTCTGCATGATGTTCTACATG GAAGAAAAGGAGTACAAGGTGCACAACCTGGTCCACCACTTAATTGGATGCAGCGAATGAAAATTGCTGTTGATGCTGCCAAAGGACTTGAATATCTGCACGAGAAGGTCCAGCCTTCTATTGTACATAGAGATGTTAGATCCAGCAACATCCTCTTATTTGAGGACTTCAAGGCCAAGATTGCAGACTTCAATCTTTCAAATCAGGCTCCAGATATGGCTGCTCGGTTGCATTCTACTCGTGTGTTGGGAACCTTCGGTTATCATGCCCCAGA GTACGCAATGACTGGTCAGCTGACCCAGAAGAGTGATGTGTATAGTTTTGGGGTTGTTCTCTTGGAACTTCTGACAGGAAGAAAGCCTGTGGACCATACAGCGCCCCGAGGGCAGCAGAGCCTGGTTACATGG GCTACACCAAGATTAACTGAAGACAAGGTGAAGGGTTGCATAGATCCCCGGTTGGAGGGTGAATATCCGCCGAAGGGACTTGCAAAG CTTGGGGCGGTAGCAGCTCTGTGTGTGCAATATGAAGCCGAGTTCCGTCCAAGCATGAGCATTGTGGTGAAGGCTTTATCTCCCCTTACCTTGAGCAGGCAAACTCCACCTGGACCACCACCAGCTCTGGACAGTTGA